Proteins encoded by one window of Desulfovibrio oxyclinae DSM 11498:
- a CDS encoding 4Fe-4S dicluster-binding protein — MSKQSICAWQRLEPGAAIRDPGNAAALKTGDWRTLVPVLNEDECIKCTMCAVFCPEFCISEHEDGFFRPDLNYCKGCGICANECPKTAITMVMEEK, encoded by the coding sequence ATGAGCAAACAGTCCATCTGCGCGTGGCAGCGGCTGGAACCGGGAGCGGCCATTCGCGATCCCGGCAACGCCGCCGCGCTCAAGACAGGCGACTGGCGGACGCTCGTCCCCGTATTGAACGAGGATGAGTGCATCAAGTGCACCATGTGTGCGGTATTCTGTCCCGAGTTCTGCATTTCGGAACACGAGGACGGTTTTTTCCGTCCGGACCTGAACTACTGCAAGGGCTGCGGCATCTGCGCCAACGAATGCCCCAAGACCGCCATCACGATGGTCATGGAGGAAAAGTAG
- the porA gene encoding hypothetical protein, translating to MARRIGTEVSLAVADAVKMAAPDVISAYPITPQTHIVEELSEFVANGELDAEYIPVESEHSAMSAAVGAAAAGARVYTATSSQGLALMHEILFIASSMRLPMVMTVANRSLSGPISIWNDHSDIMAERDIGWVQLFVENGQEALEFTWAAFRIGEDKRVMLPVVVNMDGFIMSHMIEPITIPDQEVVDAFLKPYEPQIKLDTADPVTFGPVGVPEVYLEAKKQCEQALLDSKAVVSEVIDDLNHTFGRQYGLVETNGAEDAETVIVTMGSLGESVMTAVDRMNANGKAVRQARIRLWRPFPVEEFMDAVSGAKKLVVIDRAISPGSVNGPVAQELKSVFYGRLDAPEIVNVIAGIGGRDVPVDDFVQMVELAEKGELAETYTLWGLDSDA from the coding sequence ATGGCACGCAGAATCGGAACCGAAGTATCCCTGGCAGTGGCGGATGCGGTCAAAATGGCCGCGCCGGACGTGATTTCCGCCTACCCCATCACCCCCCAGACCCACATCGTGGAAGAGCTGTCCGAATTCGTGGCGAACGGAGAGCTTGATGCAGAGTACATTCCTGTAGAGTCCGAGCACTCAGCCATGAGCGCGGCGGTGGGCGCCGCGGCGGCCGGAGCGCGCGTCTACACGGCCACGTCTTCGCAGGGACTGGCGCTGATGCACGAGATTCTGTTCATCGCATCCAGTATGCGGCTGCCAATGGTCATGACCGTGGCCAACCGCTCCCTGTCCGGCCCCATCTCCATCTGGAACGACCACTCCGACATCATGGCCGAACGCGACATAGGCTGGGTCCAGCTGTTCGTGGAGAATGGTCAGGAAGCGCTCGAATTCACGTGGGCCGCATTCCGCATCGGCGAAGACAAGCGGGTGATGCTGCCCGTGGTGGTCAACATGGACGGCTTCATCATGTCCCACATGATCGAACCCATCACCATCCCGGACCAGGAGGTGGTGGACGCCTTCCTGAAGCCGTATGAACCGCAGATCAAGCTGGACACCGCCGATCCCGTCACCTTCGGGCCGGTTGGCGTCCCAGAGGTCTACCTCGAAGCCAAAAAGCAGTGTGAACAAGCGCTTCTCGACTCCAAGGCCGTGGTCAGCGAGGTGATAGATGACCTCAACCACACGTTCGGCAGACAGTACGGACTGGTGGAGACCAACGGCGCCGAGGATGCGGAAACCGTCATAGTGACCATGGGGTCACTCGGCGAATCCGTCATGACCGCCGTTGATCGCATGAACGCCAATGGCAAAGCCGTGAGACAGGCTCGCATCCGTCTCTGGAGACCCTTCCCGGTCGAGGAATTCATGGACGCGGTCAGCGGCGCCAAAAAGCTGGTCGTAATCGACCGCGCCATAAGCCCTGGTTCCGTCAACGGTCCCGTGGCGCAGGAGTTGAAAAGCGTCTTCTACGGTCGCCTTGATGCTCCGGAAATCGTCAACGTCATTGCCGGAATAGGCGGACGCGACGTGCCGGTGGACGACTTCGTGCAGATGGTCGAGTTGGCAGAAAAGGGCGAACTGGCCGAAACCTACACGCTCTGGGGGTTGGACAGCGATGCTTAA
- the porB gene encoding pyruvate synthase subunit PorB yields MLKDIDLSGVDKTKLKEIHKMESMVSSGHRACQGCGEVLAMGMVTRVAGPDTIVCNATGCMEIISSPYPQTAWKVPWIHVAFENAGAVASGVEAAIKALHRKGKVSSKPNILCFGGDGATADIGFGSLSGAMERGHNLLYVCLDNEAYMNTGIQRSSSTPYGASTTTSPCGTESIGQHTQKKNMPRIIAEHGVPYVATASPSHPTDLMDKVAKALAVDGPAYLHIYSPCPTGWGSKGEKSIEIAKLAVETNLFPLYEVVGGRFGFTKKIKKVKPIGDYLKLQRRFRHLTEKEIGFIQQTVEDNYEELERFCQATAKCEE; encoded by the coding sequence ATGCTTAAAGATATCGACCTGAGCGGTGTCGACAAGACGAAGCTCAAGGAAATTCACAAGATGGAATCCATGGTCTCCTCGGGACACCGCGCCTGTCAGGGGTGCGGCGAGGTACTGGCCATGGGCATGGTCACCCGTGTGGCCGGTCCGGATACCATAGTATGCAACGCCACCGGCTGCATGGAAATCATCAGCTCCCCCTACCCGCAGACCGCCTGGAAGGTGCCGTGGATTCACGTGGCCTTCGAAAATGCGGGGGCAGTGGCATCGGGCGTGGAAGCAGCCATCAAGGCACTTCACCGCAAAGGAAAAGTCTCGTCAAAACCGAATATCCTGTGCTTCGGCGGCGATGGCGCCACGGCGGACATCGGCTTCGGCTCCCTGTCCGGAGCCATGGAGCGCGGGCACAATCTGCTCTACGTCTGTCTCGACAACGAGGCATACATGAACACGGGTATTCAGCGTTCAAGCTCTACGCCTTACGGTGCATCCACCACTACTTCGCCCTGCGGCACGGAGAGCATAGGCCAACACACGCAGAAGAAGAACATGCCGCGCATCATCGCAGAGCACGGCGTGCCATACGTTGCCACGGCCAGCCCGAGCCATCCCACGGACCTCATGGACAAGGTAGCCAAGGCGCTCGCCGTGGACGGCCCGGCCTATCTGCATATCTACTCCCCCTGCCCCACCGGCTGGGGAAGCAAGGGCGAAAAATCCATCGAGATCGCCAAACTCGCGGTGGAAACCAACCTGTTCCCACTCTATGAAGTGGTGGGTGGCCGATTCGGCTTCACCAAAAAGATCAAGAAGGTCAAGCCCATCGGCGACTACCTGAAGCTTCAGCGCCGCTTCCGGCACCTCACGGAGAAGGAAATCGGCTTCATCCAGCAAACGGTGGAAGATAATTACGAGGAGCTTGAACGGTTCTGTCAGGCTACCGCCAAGTGTGAAGAATAA
- a CDS encoding deoxyguanosinetriphosphate triphosphohydrolase family protein — translation MLSSFYNDFDTECQNHGQTRKEKGRTPFEQDRDRIIYSPAFRRLQNKTQVFLSGEFDFYRTRLTHSIEVSQIGRSICNHLNRQDESPLGDDFIVDQNLVEAICLAHDIGHPSFGHAGEAVLNELMYKREAGGFEGNAQNLRILDDLFYRNGAEWKGMNPTRAFLDGMLKYKTLHADSEKKENHFVYDFQQTTLDFVSGQPSFRDALEGDEDNLNSFKSIECRIMDWADDIAYSIHDVSDGIQAGFVTVKTIRNWQESKSEDYTGEDDAHLTRLCEAVMNDRHNGYLNGMIGKFIHGTTVVERRNFLSDRTNRYAYDIKVDPAMRKLCKLMKKLSMALVFRTPQIHQTEYKGRRILKKLFEVFEKEYVLLEKPRYQLLPAHYGRAIAAAADDKWKYRIICDYISGMTDGFVVRTYRRLFDPQFGSITDLV, via the coding sequence GTGCTCAGCAGCTTTTACAACGACTTCGACACCGAATGCCAGAACCATGGTCAGACCCGAAAGGAAAAGGGGCGCACCCCTTTTGAACAGGACCGTGACAGGATCATATATTCACCGGCGTTCCGCCGTCTGCAAAACAAGACGCAGGTTTTCCTGTCCGGCGAGTTCGATTTCTACCGCACCCGTCTGACTCATTCCATCGAGGTTTCGCAGATTGGCCGTTCCATCTGCAATCACCTGAACCGACAAGACGAAAGCCCGCTCGGCGACGATTTCATCGTGGACCAGAATCTTGTGGAAGCGATCTGTCTGGCGCACGACATCGGGCACCCCTCATTTGGACATGCCGGTGAGGCCGTGTTGAACGAACTCATGTACAAGCGCGAGGCGGGTGGCTTCGAAGGAAACGCCCAGAATCTGCGCATCCTTGATGATCTGTTCTATCGCAACGGAGCGGAATGGAAGGGCATGAACCCCACTCGTGCTTTCCTTGACGGGATGCTCAAATACAAGACTCTTCATGCGGACTCGGAAAAGAAGGAAAACCATTTCGTTTACGACTTCCAGCAGACCACGCTGGATTTCGTATCAGGTCAGCCGTCGTTCCGTGATGCCCTTGAGGGTGACGAGGACAACCTCAATTCCTTCAAGAGCATAGAATGCCGCATCATGGACTGGGCTGACGACATCGCCTACAGCATCCACGACGTCTCCGACGGCATTCAGGCCGGATTCGTTACCGTGAAGACGATTCGCAACTGGCAGGAATCCAAGAGCGAGGACTACACTGGCGAAGACGACGCACATCTTACTCGATTGTGCGAAGCCGTCATGAACGATAGGCATAACGGTTATCTCAACGGCATGATCGGCAAGTTCATTCACGGCACCACCGTTGTGGAAAGGCGAAATTTCCTCTCGGACCGCACCAACCGTTACGCGTACGACATCAAGGTCGATCCTGCCATGCGTAAGCTTTGCAAGCTCATGAAGAAGCTTTCCATGGCGCTTGTGTTCCGGACACCGCAGATTCACCAGACAGAGTACAAGGGCCGCAGGATTCTCAAGAAACTCTTCGAGGTGTTTGAGAAAGAGTACGTGCTGCTGGAAAAACCGCGCTATCAGCTTCTGCCCGCGCATTACGGGCGTGCCATTGCGGCCGCGGCGGATGACAAGTGGAAGTATCGCATTATCTGCGACTACATCTCCGGCATGACCGACGGCTTCGTGGTGCGGACCTACCGTAGGCTGTTCGATCCCCAGTTCGGCTCCATCACCGATCTGGTCTGA
- a CDS encoding sugar phosphate nucleotidyltransferase has protein sequence MNEIRHMVIPAAGLGRRMAGAIPGIPGHFPKEMLPIGGRAAIQHVVLDGFNAGIRDFTIILRRGKEIIRTLFEKGEYPGGMKDEHQNELDAVLGESRFHFIEQEQLDGECGAIFLAREVVEENPFAVVYPDNVCRPSGVMKRLIDEFAKAPADLVALMQVNDENKHCISNSGRVDLEDFSEGNRIRLKTILAKEEGHFEPRHEGEMRTCGMYIALPHYFDFIEKGLAEIGRQELSDGMVRRAMLEADIPIYGLPIAEEVHDTGNPEGFWRCAQEFARTTEE, from the coding sequence ATGAACGAGATTCGACATATGGTCATTCCCGCGGCTGGACTCGGGCGAAGAATGGCAGGTGCGATTCCAGGCATCCCCGGCCATTTTCCCAAAGAAATGCTCCCCATTGGTGGTCGTGCAGCCATTCAGCATGTGGTGCTCGACGGCTTCAATGCCGGCATACGGGATTTCACCATCATCCTCAGACGCGGCAAGGAAATCATCCGCACGCTGTTCGAAAAAGGTGAATATCCCGGCGGCATGAAGGATGAACATCAAAACGAACTGGATGCGGTGCTCGGTGAAAGCAGGTTTCATTTCATAGAACAGGAACAGCTTGACGGTGAATGCGGAGCCATCTTTCTTGCCCGGGAAGTGGTGGAGGAAAACCCTTTTGCCGTTGTCTATCCTGACAACGTATGCAGGCCGTCAGGCGTGATGAAAAGGTTGATCGACGAGTTTGCCAAAGCTCCAGCCGACCTTGTCGCGCTTATGCAGGTCAACGACGAAAACAAACACTGCATCAGCAATTCCGGACGTGTTGATCTTGAGGATTTCTCCGAAGGAAACCGCATCCGCCTGAAGACCATCCTTGCCAAGGAAGAAGGCCATTTCGAACCTCGGCATGAAGGCGAAATGCGGACCTGCGGCATGTATATCGCCTTACCCCACTACTTCGACTTCATTGAAAAGGGGCTTGCCGAGATAGGACGGCAGGAGCTGAGTGACGGAATGGTCCGGCGCGCGATGCTTGAAGCTGACATTCCTATCTACGGGCTACCCATCGCCGAAGAGGTACACGATACCGGCAACCCGGAAGGGTTCTGGCGTTGTGCACAAGAGTTTGCAAGAACCACCGAAGAGTAA
- a CDS encoding manganese-dependent inorganic pyrophosphatase, whose translation MAIVVVGHKNPDTDTIASAIAVADLWTKRGMEAKPIAQGEIAPETAFVLEKFGFSAPEVMTDATDQKIVLVDHTDLSQSMDNLDKGELLGVVDHHKLGDVTTPNPLEMWVWPVGCTGTVIKAMYDFYGIEMPKNVAGILLCAILSDTVMFKSVTCTDADKKAVEELAKIAGVADVMALGMEMFKVKSAVDGASADELVFRDYKDFDMSGNKVGIGQLEVVDLSMLDAHKEALQAEIEKVKADGRHSVFLLLTDIMKEGSEMLIASDDASVVERAFDGIKVDGNSVWLEGVMSRKKQVAPNFIKAFEG comes from the coding sequence ATGGCTATCGTAGTTGTTGGACACAAGAATCCGGATACCGACACCATTGCTTCCGCCATTGCGGTTGCTGATCTGTGGACCAAGCGCGGAATGGAAGCCAAGCCCATCGCTCAGGGCGAAATCGCTCCCGAAACCGCCTTCGTTCTGGAAAAGTTCGGTTTCTCCGCTCCCGAAGTGATGACCGACGCCACCGATCAGAAGATCGTGTTGGTCGACCACACCGACCTTTCCCAGTCCATGGACAACCTGGACAAGGGTGAACTTCTGGGCGTTGTGGACCACCACAAGCTCGGTGATGTCACCACCCCGAACCCGCTCGAAATGTGGGTCTGGCCCGTCGGCTGCACCGGCACCGTCATCAAGGCCATGTATGACTTCTACGGTATCGAAATGCCCAAGAACGTCGCCGGCATCCTGCTGTGTGCCATCCTGTCCGACACCGTCATGTTCAAGTCCGTCACCTGCACTGACGCCGACAAGAAGGCCGTTGAAGAACTGGCCAAGATCGCCGGTGTTGCTGACGTGATGGCTCTGGGCATGGAAATGTTCAAGGTCAAGTCCGCCGTTGACGGCGCTTCCGCCGACGAACTGGTTTTCCGTGACTACAAGGACTTCGACATGTCCGGCAACAAGGTCGGCATCGGCCAGCTGGAAGTCGTGGACCTGTCCATGCTGGACGCCCACAAGGAAGCCCTGCAGGCCGAGATCGAAAAAGTGAAGGCCGATGGCCGTCACTCCGTCTTCCTGCTGCTCACCGACATCATGAAGGAAGGCTCCGAAATGCTGATCGCTTCCGACGACGCTTCCGTTGTCGAGAGGGCTTTCGACGGCATCAAGGTCGACGGCAACTCCGTCTGGCTGGAAGGCGTGATGTCCCGCAAGAAGCAGGTTGCTCCCAACTTCATCAAGGCTTTTGAAGGCTAA
- a CDS encoding PTS sugar transporter subunit IIC, whose amino-acid sequence MAIHLVRCRRFFFALFALFRSTISIGLLERPLVIGLFWAMVTGHFETCMAIAIFFELFWLDLLPVGAYIPPHLTAAAFASLAIVSWFEMVDPSRVMVVLFASMPLAWLGAQLEGVQRMREKKSYNRLLNWSRKPVRHDLPGQLILRSALTHFVAAFVLFYVILLGYVWIFEMLLPRIGGLLSSLQVQWAHLLVAATLGGVMALRVRRAYAVLFACAALVLFFSFRHAF is encoded by the coding sequence ATCGCCATACATCTGGTTCGCTGTCGTCGCTTTTTTTTTGCCCTCTTCGCTCTTTTCCGAAGCACTATAAGCATCGGGCTGCTTGAACGCCCGCTCGTCATCGGCCTGTTCTGGGCGATGGTGACTGGCCACTTCGAAACATGCATGGCGATCGCCATCTTTTTCGAGTTGTTCTGGCTTGATCTGCTGCCGGTGGGAGCTTACATTCCGCCGCACCTTACCGCCGCCGCGTTCGCCTCGCTCGCCATCGTCAGTTGGTTTGAGATGGTGGATCCTTCAAGAGTCATGGTGGTCCTTTTCGCTTCCATGCCGCTGGCGTGGCTGGGAGCCCAGCTTGAGGGCGTTCAGCGCATGCGTGAAAAGAAAAGCTACAACCGGCTTCTCAACTGGTCACGCAAGCCCGTTCGACACGATCTGCCGGGACAGCTCATCCTGCGCTCCGCGCTAACGCATTTTGTTGCCGCCTTTGTCCTTTTTTATGTCATACTTCTCGGATATGTTTGGATTTTCGAGATGCTTCTGCCGCGCATCGGTGGCCTGTTGTCCTCATTGCAGGTCCAGTGGGCACATCTGCTCGTTGCAGCCACGCTCGGCGGGGTCATGGCGCTACGCGTAAGGCGTGCATATGCCGTACTTTTTGCCTGTGCAGCGCTTGTGCTCTTTTTCTCATTCCGCCATGCTTTCTGA
- a CDS encoding PTS sugar transporter subunit IIB, with translation MALIRIDSRLIHGQVIESWLPYTGATVIVVANDELSVDIMQQQIMSLAIPGGVECLFVQLDELEAQLSDLAEEDVLVLVSNCADARRAYDLGWSYDDLNIGNVHYSPGKKQFSPSVSLSSEEEGCLRYLYKKGVVLDFRCVPNDPVQVRFPA, from the coding sequence ATGGCGCTCATTCGCATCGACAGCCGCCTCATTCACGGTCAGGTCATTGAGTCCTGGCTTCCCTACACCGGTGCAACGGTCATCGTCGTGGCCAACGATGAGCTATCGGTCGATATTATGCAGCAGCAGATAATGTCGCTTGCCATCCCCGGCGGGGTGGAATGCCTTTTCGTTCAGCTCGACGAGCTGGAGGCCCAGCTTTCGGATCTGGCCGAAGAAGACGTGCTGGTGCTGGTTTCCAATTGTGCCGATGCCCGCCGCGCGTACGATCTGGGGTGGTCCTACGATGACCTGAATATCGGCAACGTGCATTATAGCCCCGGAAAAAAGCAGTTTTCTCCCAGCGTCTCGCTCTCCTCGGAAGAGGAAGGGTGCCTGCGCTATCTTTACAAGAAGGGTGTCGTGCTCGATTTTCGGTGCGTGCCCAACGATCCGGTACAGGTGAGGTTCCCCGCATGA